One region of Ursus arctos isolate Adak ecotype North America unplaced genomic scaffold, UrsArc2.0 scaffold_33, whole genome shotgun sequence genomic DNA includes:
- the DMRT2 gene encoding doublesex- and mab-3-related transcription factor 2 isoform X2, with product MRKRRAFADKELENIMLEREYKEREMLEASQAAALFLPNRMVHGPEYNSYKSAYSPTPVEPPNKDFCNFLPTCLDLTMQYSGSGNMELISSNVSVATTYRQYPLSSRFLVWPKCGPISDTLLYQQCLLNTTTSVQALKPGASWDLKGVRVQDGLVAEHDMMPPKQEGSLLLPHAPEVQASRSDLQGHQTVPERSAFSPPRRNFSPIVDTDSLAAQGHILTKISKESTRHPLPLKHNPFHSLFQQTLNDKPGPELKTPFVKEAFEEVPKKHRECLVKENQKYTFTIDRYAKDLFVAKQVGTKLSVNEPLSFSVESILKRPSSAITHVSQ from the coding sequence ATGCGGAAAAGGCGGGCCTTTGCTGATAAAGAGTTGGAGAACATTATGCTGGAGAGAGAATATAAAGAGAGGGAGATGCTGGAAGCGTCCCAAGCTGCTGCCTTGTTCCTGCCCAACCGCATGGTGCACGGACCTGAATATAACTCCTACAAAAGCGCCTATAGCCCCACCCCAGTGGAACCGCCAAACAAAGACTTCTGCAACTTTCTGCCCACCTGCCTTGATCTAACCATGCAGTATTCAGGGTCTGGGAATATGGAACTCATTTCTTCCAATGTCAGTGTGGCCACGACTTACAGACAGTATCCCTTGTCCTCGAGATTTTTAGTTTGGCCCAAGTGTGGCCCCATCAGCGACACCCTTCTCTATCAGCAATGCCTGCTGAACACCACCACCTCGGTTCAAGCCCTGAAACCTGGGGCCAGCTGGGACTTGAAGGGGGTGCGAGTCCAGGATGGACTTGTGGCAGAACACGACATGATGCCCCCCAAACAAGAAGGCTCACTGCTGCTGCCTCACGCTCCGGAGGTCCAGGCCTCGAGAAGTGACCTTCAGGGTCACCAGACCGTCCCCGAGAGGTCTGCATTCTCCCCACCCAGACGGAATTTCTCTCCCATTGTTGACACGGACTCCCTGGCAGCTCAAGGGCACATCTTAACCAAGATCAGTAAAGAAAGCACCAGGCACCCTCTGCCACTTAAGCATAATCCATTCCACTCATTATTCCAGCAAACTCTTAATGACAAACCTGGTCCTGAGTTGAAAACACCATTTGTCAAAGAGGCCTTTGAAGAGGTCCCTAAGAAACACAGAGAGTGTTTAGTCAAGGAGAACCAGAAGTACACATTTACAATAGACAGATACGCCAAAGACCTTTTCGTAGCCAAACAAGTTGGAACAAAACTCTCTGTGAATGAACCGCTGTCATTTTCTGTTGAGTCTATTCTTAAGAGGCCTTCATCTGCCATCACTCACGTCTCTCAGTGA